The nucleotide window ACTGGTCCCTATTTCTTGTGTGTGGAGCTATGATATTAATCTGAGCCTTCTTTCCAGGAGTCTTTTTTCAAGGATAAGCATTAATGTGACAGCTAAATACTCAAAAGTGTAATTCTTGGCTTTTTGTCATGTATTGTTATATTGTCAGTATCAAGCTTTGTATCCAGTAGTACTTACACATGAGTACCAGCcttcatttaactttttaagatgGCACTCAGGAAACCTTGTCCTTCTTTTCCTTGAGTTCACTAGTCACATACACGTATACTCTAGTgacaactgataaaaaaaaaaaaagtttacaccattatttttctgtttcattctgttttaagataaatttatttGTGAAACTGACTCCAATCTTTTGAAAACACTGTTGAAAGAGACAGCATTAAATGATCTAACTATATGATAGTAGGAATCCTGCTAAGAGAAATATATTGACATTTGGTCCCTAGGGCATCCAAATTTTAAATCACAGTCAGTCTAGAAGCTAGGATAGGTCTTTTACTTTGTGAGCACAGCTACTTTATTTGAAATgaaagcatgaaattaaaaataattttctctccaatgtttaggttggtcacagcAGATGTAGCTTTTTACACTGGAAATCTTCAAGCCTTAAAAGGCCTTAAAGATTTGGACCTAAATATGGCCGAGATATGGGAACAGAAAAGGTGATGACATACTGGAAAACTGGGCAGTTCATCTGACCAGGGGATGTGTGTTTATGATGGAAACATGGACGCCTGTGACTGAAGAACTGAATCTGGAGCCCACCATGAACCGGGATtggggaaggggaaaaggagtgtgtcagtGTTGGGAAACTGGGATTCAGTGGGATCTACAAGGAATGCCATCTGTGTGCTTCCTTCAGTGAGGAGTAACTGATCAGGTGTCTATAacatttttcattctctctggaaaCAGACTCAGGTTTCTTTGGACCAAATCCAAAAGAACACATAGCTGTAACACAGCTGTAGTTGACTAGAATGCTCTGTatactttatattaaaaaatgctttgcaTTTCCTCCAGTGCAATGAAATTCATACGGTGTCCCACTTTATTTAATGATggtacaatttaaaatattaaaatcttactCAACCTCTGTAGAAAGTTTTCTCTATGAAAGTAAAGctgtttgaaaattatttttttacagatctttctataaaaaataaacatcttttgATTGCTTGGATTTAGgaattcagtttttgttttagtGACCAATGTTAAGTTTCAGGCTTTGTGTGTTGCAAATTTAATCTTTTTATCACCACTGTATGTCAGCTGCGTAAAAGCCTTCCAGAATAGTCTAAATACTTGAAAGGCTGATCACAAGTAATAATAAAAGAGTAAGATTTTGGTGTTTATTTATGCAACTATTAATTTAAATACTTATCAGATGTGGTATATGAAAGCCTGCAGTTTAACAgctgtatttttataaaagtatctATGAAGGGTTggggtgtttttttcctttttatttttagaggcaagaatacattttcatatattctgCCTAATCTTGAGTTCTCATTTTAACATTTAGATAACATTGAAGTATGCCCCCCCCTTGGGCTCTTGTTTGTAAGTTACTTTCAGTGTGTATATGAACAAAGACCAGGGATagatagaacttttaaaatataggcTGCTGTGTTGGGGCCAGAAATATAAGGTGAtgagtaaattatttaaattaaagacTTTTATAATACCTACTTTCAAAATTAGAATTAAATGAAAGTGCCTGTGCCTCACTTCACACCAGGAATCTTGCCTAACCCTGTCAGAGTGCCTAACCTTGTGGTGATTATGTACAATGAAATAGTCTTATTTTGTGCTCTTTGGTTTCCTGAAAGGAAagcctgttttctttcctttatccttATTACAGAGGTATGTCATTGGTTCTTAAACTGTCTGTCTAAAATAAAGCTGTAAAACATTATCAGACTTTAAAAGACAACTTTTTTTAATAGTATacagtaaattttaaagaaaataagcaacTTACTCAAAAACAAGCATGGAAGAACTGAAAAATGTAATTGATTCTTAGAGAAAAGCCAAAATTCAAACTACCAGCAGACCTGGATTTGGAAGGTTTATTCAAGAACATTTTCAGTGACAGCAAAGCAGCTTCAAGAAATGAAGCTTCAAGGAAAGGGAACTTTTTATAAAGTTATACCCTCACCCCGCTACACTAGAGAACAAGGGTGTGAGAGAAATGCGCTacctctgcccaccccacccccttcagCTGGGAAAAGAAATACCACTTTGTTTCAGTAAATGGAGAGTCTGTGGAAAGCATGGCAGGCATCCCAGTTTCAAAACTAGATGAAAGATATACCTTCAAGTTTAATTCCTATGGAAATAATGATGTGGTTAATTCTCAGAAATGTAAAAACTGGATTTGTTAGTTAACTGGCCAGCGAGCACTTAAATATTCCAGGAGCAAATCTTTCAACTGATAGAGTAACTGTTTGTCAAGAGTAAACCAAAATTTTTCTTCAGCATTTCATAAAGTTAGCATTGAAAAGTATGAGTGTACACATGTATTGCTTCACAGCTTTATTTTTGAAATCACAAGCAGTTCAAAATGACCATCATTGAGGCCTCTGTTAAAAGATTTTCCAGCAGAGCTGCCCCAGTTTTAAGATTAAACAATATTGCACTTTCAGATGAATTAACTTTCAGGATCTTCTTCAAAAAAGAAAGTATTGCTTCCATCTGTGCTTTTCTTAGACTAAAAGCATACTGCAGAAAactctactttaaaaattaacactGCAGGGTACAGTAACATAGAACAGTACCTGCCTATTTTATAATCTTAGAGGAACTTTTCATTGTAAGAAACTGTTCAGCCCATAATTAGTATAAAGTGTGtacagtatttttcatttcagtggtCCAAGATACGCAGGTTCCCAGATACAATCTTATTCTCTAATACTGCTCCAGGTGGGATGTCAATTCGGTCACCGTGATTTGCGATGATGATAACCGTTCCCTAAGTGACAGAAAAAACAAGAGTAATTGCAACGGCGAGCTGAAATGCAGTTGATTTTCCTACAGTTATCAAGTTTATGTAGAACTTCACTTACAATGGAGTAAGTGTATTTATAAACAACGTGAAACACGAAAAACAAATGGCCTGTTAGGGAGAACTGTAATGTGTCCTGTCAACCCTGGCAGTAGTTCTGGCACCATCTCTGATAAGGAGGCAAGGAGTCTAGAAGTGGGACGTGGACCCAGTGCCACAGCATGACTGGCCCTTTCAAAGAACTACTTGCAAGGCTGCCAGCATTATCTACCTTCAGAAACTACAAGGTGCTTGGTTTTTATCTACATACaggtttgtgtgttttttttttaaagaagagtttaATGATTCATATTTCATGTCTTAAGTAAAATTGTTTAGATAAGGCAGTATCAGCaataactataaataaatatatctatatatctttttgtttttttaagatcttCAAGTCACTTTAATAAGAACACATGAACTCTAGgtatggaactttaaaaaaatacttgattAGGAAAAAACTGTTGTATCTTTGGTTCTGAACTTGAATACTCATACCCATAGTCCTTCCTATTTCTTATGCTAGGCTGGAATGATACTCAAAGTACCCAAGCACTGTAGTAATGTGAATGAACATCTTCATACTGATGACATTTTACTTTTAACAGGAATAGATTATAATCAGTATAAATGgagttgttatttttttctactttcaaaTAGTCATCTTTAGTGAATGCTAATTTATCAGTGATTCGATTTTAAAGACtgtcatatttcaataaaatagtaCCAATTCAATTATTTAATAGTGTTTGCTTTCCATTTGAATGCTATGTTCCACAAAATTCCTATACACAACaattatgattatattttaaCTATGTTGTATATCTATGGACGACAGTATTAATACTAAATACTGTAGTAAgctatttcattttgaaaatgcatATCTTATAAGCAATCTGGTACAGACTAAGAAGTATTCCttaaaataaaggtaaatttAGGACTAGATGGTGAAACCTGTCTTATAAAACTATAAGAACTATAATTTTCATCATAACACACCTTTAATGAAACATTCTTGCCAAATGTCACATCTCCTGAAACTGTGAGGTGATCCAGTTCAAGCATATCTGGTATACTTTCAAATCTTCTTAGATAATCCTGAAcctgaaagaaaaagggaaacataaaaattgtttcaaaagtgggttaaaagaaaaagagggattAAATTAACAAGGCAGTTTACTTGAACTGTAAAACATTCTGTTTATGGCCAAGCTCAGGCCTTTTATGGGAAGAACCCTGTTTATTAAGGACTCACTGTGTGAGTAGTGAGTTTATATATCCTGTGTAGGAGAGACCAGGAGGTAAACTTTGTCCCCACAATCAAGTGTTTACACTACAGCTAAGTAGATTAGacattaaaatagtaataataaaaagataaccaCCATGCTAAGAGCCAGGTGAGTGGTTCACATAATCTGGAGTTAGTTGGAAAAGAGATCATCATGGTTTGAAGCAAGCTAGACTGGAGCTGGGCTTTATGACATGGGTAGGattaagaagaaatggaatacAGTTCTGGAAGAACAACAGCACAAAGTGTCAAGATCACTATCTTTGCCTCTTACTTCCTTAGATTTACTGGCACTAGAAATTGTCATGTATGGCCTTGTTTCCTATTTTGCTGAGAAACACAGAAGCAACAGGAAAATTTACACTGGCctctaccaccaccacccacttGCTCTGGAGCCCACTACCTGTCCCTCCTAGTTCTGGGGTCGGACCATTTCTATTCCAATGGAAGGCTAACCCTTCTTATGGTTACTGCCCAAAGATACTGTGAAGCAAtgctcctttctccctcttctgtGTTGCTTCCCTCTTGATTCTGTCAATTCCCATCAATGTATAGAACATGCTATAAATTCTCCCAACTTAAAAACAGAACTCTAAAATCTTATATCCCTTTCTACCTATagattcatttttatgtttttctttaaggaaaaactCTTGAATACATTTTCTCATTCAGTATCTTCAATTTCTCTTCTGTTCGCTCTTAAATCCATGCCAGTCAGGCCCCAAAACCTCTATACTGTTAAAGCTAATTGTGAGTTCTCACTCATCTTACTTGAGTTGGCAACAGCACTTGACTACAAATGATCAGTTCCTCTCTCgtgaaacattttcttcatttggctTTCAGGCCACACACAGTCACGGTTTTCTACCCAGTTCTTCATCTGCACCTCTGCAGTCACCTGTGCTGCTTCCTCCACCATATCCGCATCCTTTAGCCTTGGCGTTCCTCAGGGCTCAGTTCTTGACTCCCTACCCCGTCGTTAACTGCCTTAGTGATCCTTACGGTTTTAAATACCCAGTTATAAACTGACAACTCTCAAATTTACCTTGTTTCTAGATTtttcctctgagctccagactcATACATTCAGCTTCTCCATTTGAAGGTCCAAGTACACTATCTCCAAAATTTAACTGTCCATTCTGCTCCCCCTAAACCTGCTCTATCCAAGCCTTCCACACCCTCAGTAAAAGACAGCTCCACATTTCCAGTCACACAGGCCAAAAACCTTAGAGCCATCcgtactcttctctttcaccctcctaCCTAGTGAATCCTGTAGGTACAACttacaaaatatttcataatgttaACGTTTTTCACTATTTCCCCTGTAGCCACCCTGCTCCAAGCCAGAATTCCAGTGACAGCCTATTCCCTGGTCTCCCTGATTCTACCCTTGCTCACCAGATTGGTCACTTCACCCCTCAGTTGACATTCTTCAATGGCTTCTCACCcttgagaagaaaaaagcaacactCCCAATACCCAATTACAAGGTTCTACACAACCTGGCCTGTTACGTCTCTGATCAGCTATCTCCCACCCCCCACTGCTCACTTGCTCACTGTGCTCTAGGAACCCTAAAACATGTTCTTCCTCAGAGCAACTAGCCATTGCCCTCTCAACCCCTGTTCTCAAACTGAGACAGCCTAAAGTTCTTATCTCTTGCAGGGTATGGAAGAGACTAGGAAGGGTGGGAGGCAAGGAAGGGAAGATGAGGTTAGGTGGAAAATGGTTAGTAATTCCATCTCAGGATCTGGGAAGATGGCGGGTCCATGTAGCACCACGATTTTCCCAGCCCGAGCAGGCAGATTAGGGAGGCACCAAAGACAGGGAGAATTCTAAAATGCATGATGCTGTCCTGGAAATTCCAACCCGGCCTCAGGACCCACAATCAGCCCATGACTGTGTCAGGGCAGTGCACACATCCGAACCACAAGCAGGACCAGAATAGACTTGGACGGCACAGGCCACACAAAGGCTAACCCTGTCACTTCATTAACCTCACAGCATTTTATGTGATTagatttttttggattccacttACCATATTCCTCCTGCCTAGAATGCTTTTTGCCCCAGATACCTGCATGGTATAAACTTCTCAGGCCACCCGATGTAAAatgtcaccaccaccaccacgtccACACATTCCCTACTCCTTTATTTAGCATTTACCATCTCTTGGCATATTATACCTTTGACTTACTTGCTTCTTACCCCACTAGAATATCCAGGAAGGCtaagatttttgtctgttttatttattgctAAATACCTAGAACACTGCCTTGTGCATGGCAGAGGCTCAATAAATTTTGTTAAACCAGAATTAACATACTCTCACCGATGAAAGCAGTAATGGTCTTAGACGAGACATAAGATATAATATCTTAAAATGTGAACATTCTTTACTGCTCTATATAGCAAGCAGTTAAAAAATGAGTTACATCTTCATCTTCTatggttgatttcccttaaaagACATCAGAGTTGGAAGAATATAATAGATTAGCATCAGACTCCAATTCACACGTGTATCCTATCTTTCTAATTACacattaagaaatacaaattcaCATGTATATCAATATTTATAATTACATACCTTTGTAAAAGAACTGCCTAATTTAACCAAGGGCACTGTAGGAAATTCCCGCTTTTCACTCATTGTCAAAGATCCAGCATTAAGGCTATAGAGGTTTGACATCACAAGCAAGAGATCTGATGTGGTTTTGACAGGCAGAAAACGGCTTCTAGGAACATTAATACCTAGAGAGTTCTCAAAACTTTTAATGGCAGCCCCTACTGCAGTTTCTAACTGAATGACATTCAGGCCTCCATCCAAAGTCTGTAAGAAAGGGAGCAGGAGAGAAAAACAGGTTTTAGTAACTTGGTTCTGTATGGGCTAGTTATTTGGCGAGTGGTTTCAGAGATCCACTGAAGGAAACAGAATTTTGAGAGCTGATATCTCTGAAGCACTGATAGGTGCTTATACATATgtaatctttttcagcatcataaCTCTCTTGTTCACtaacatttccattttacaataaAGAGCTGAAGGTTCAGAAAACCCATGCAGATGCTTGTGGCCAAGAGGCCTCTAAGTACCAGAGCATAAAGGTTGAGGTAGATCCTCTATTTGGGCCCCAGTGCTCTTGCCGCTACCATGGCCCAGGGTCAAGTAAGGACACTATGGATTGCTTGGCAAACTAAGGGATGGGTGTCAACTCTGAAAGAGAGGGCCAGGAACGGAAAAACCTAACTAGGCCAAAAGGAGTGACCCATGGACTAGACAGGCCAGAGGCAGTGGACAGTGAGTCTGTGTATGGTGTTCTGTGAGTGGAACCAGGGAGCCCAATGGGCTGCAACTTTGGCTTACCTTTGGATTTACAATGATTTCCATGTCAATAGCATTCTGCTCCTGCAGTCTTTTAACTGCAGCAAGAGAGATCCATAGGTTGtttgtgttaaatattttgaattttgatacAGATTTGAACTCATCAACATGTGCTTTTGGCACTTGAGCAATTTCCACCAGTCTCAGTTTGCCTTCATACTGAGTGAGTGTCCCACCCTAGAAAGGCAGAGAAGAGTGAGTGCTTCCACACCGCTCCCAATTATAACCAAACCACGTTGTTTACAGTCTATGAATGAtacagaaaagacactgatgacaAAATCCCCCAGAATAAAAGGCAATGGCAGTGATTCAACCTGGGATACAAAGTAACACATGTATGAAAGTGGAACCAAAGAAAATAATCCAGGTTGTCAGTTGTGTTATGCTCCCTCTTGTCCGTAACAAAAGTCCTGGGGGTGCATTAGCGCTCTCCTCACTCTCCAAACACCTGCTGCAGAAACAGACATTCCTCTTATTCTCACCAAACGACCAACCCTACCACCTCAGACCCTGCTCTGACTACCTGTGGGATGAGGGGAGTAACGTTAAGACAGAGGCACAAGCGGAAGAGAAGAGACTTCAGAGTGGCTTTAGCCTAGAGGCCCTGAGGTGCAGGAAAAGGGGAATGTTCACTCATATGTGAGGGGGACATTTGCAAGAGAAACAGAACCCAGCCCAAGGACCAGCCATATATCACACACTGCCCACTTTTCTTACTCCCCGAAGCTAAGTGGAAAACCTTGTGTACTATTCGATCAAAGGCCAAATATCACCACTAAacatgcaaaatgaaaaaaactaatttttattttgtataaaactttttttgttttgtaacaaAAGATATTACAGtgataaaatatatacagaaagaaATACATACTGTAGAAATAGAAgtaaattttcattaaaagaacaattaaaaacaCTTAAGCATCCAACTAGAAGAATATTAATGGTTGGAACAAACACAGGGTTTTCACATGTTTCAGATAATCCTATAAATATGTGTGGAATTGTTTTTTAGTTAAAATTGCCCATATAGattgtttgaaaaagaaaaatgattttactACTATTAAATCTGGATGTATATACACACTGTTATATCAGATAGAACTTAAGGTACTCTAGAACACTATCTCACTCTAGCTTACAGTGATGTTATCAAGTTTCTAAACTTAGAAA belongs to Cervus elaphus chromosome 11, mCerEla1.1, whole genome shotgun sequence and includes:
- the UGP2 gene encoding UTP--glucose-1-phosphate uridylyltransferase isoform X3 gives rise to the protein MEKKGQKGIQPYEKIKARGLPDNISSVLNKLVVVKLNGGLGTSMGCKGPKSLIGVRNENTFLDLTVQQIEHLNKTYDTDVPLVLMNSFNTDEDTKKILQKYNHCRVKIYTFNQSRYPRINKESLLPVAKNVSYSGENTEAWYPPGHGDIYASFYNSGLLDTFIGEGKEYIFVSNIDNLGATVDLYILNHLMNPPNGKPCEFVMEVTNKTRADVKGGTLTQYEGKLRLVEIAQVPKAHVDEFKSVSKFKIFNTNNLWISLAAVKRLQEQNAIDMEIIVNPKTLDGGLNVIQLETAVGAAIKSFENSLGINVPRSRFLPVKTTSDLLLVMSNLYSLNAGSLTMSEKREFPTVPLVKLGSSFTKVQDYLRRFESIPDMLELDHLTVSGDVTFGKNVSLKGTVIIIANHGDRIDIPPGAVLENKIVSGNLRILDH